A single region of the Chryseobacterium sp. 6424 genome encodes:
- a CDS encoding prephenate dehydrogenase, which translates to MKIAVVGVGLIGGSIALKLKEKGLVSYVYGVDTNSDHVTKAIDLGIIDEGLNIDEAISKCDVVIISIPVDATIKVLPEILRLINPKQTVLDVGSTKYSIIEAVKNHPNRHRYVAFHPMWGTENAGPEAALAESFTGRAAVICDAEQSAEDAVFTVHNIAETLGLHLIRMSAKDHDLHTAYISHISHITSYALANTVLAKEREEETIFQLASSGFSSTVRLAKSHPEMWLPIFMHNRENVLDVLKEHILQLNHFKDALENADESSLEKLIKNANKIRGILSK; encoded by the coding sequence ATGAAAATCGCGGTGGTTGGCGTTGGCCTCATTGGCGGATCAATAGCGCTTAAATTAAAGGAAAAAGGACTTGTCTCGTATGTGTACGGCGTAGATACTAACAGCGACCACGTAACAAAAGCCATTGATTTAGGCATCATTGATGAAGGACTGAACATTGATGAAGCGATTTCAAAATGTGATGTTGTAATTATCTCCATTCCGGTTGACGCCACGATAAAGGTTCTGCCAGAAATCCTCCGTCTTATAAACCCGAAACAGACAGTCTTGGATGTAGGTTCCACTAAATACAGCATTATAGAAGCCGTAAAAAACCACCCGAACAGACACCGTTATGTAGCGTTTCACCCGATGTGGGGTACTGAAAATGCCGGACCGGAAGCCGCGCTGGCAGAAAGTTTTACCGGACGTGCCGCGGTAATCTGTGACGCCGAGCAATCCGCGGAAGACGCTGTGTTTACCGTACATAATATAGCGGAAACATTAGGCTTACACCTGATCCGTATGAGTGCCAAAGATCACGACCTGCATACGGCGTACATCTCGCATATTTCACACATTACCTCTTACGCGCTGGCCAATACCGTACTGGCAAAGGAACGTGAGGAAGAAACCATTTTCCAGTTGGCAAGTTCTGGCTTTTCGAGTACGGTGCGTTTGGCAAAATCGCATCCTGAAATGTGGCTGCCTATCTTTATGCATAACCGGGAAAATGTGCTGGATGTTCTTAAAGAGCACATACTTCAACTTAATCACTTTAAGGATGCGCTCGAAAATGCCGATGAATCTTCCCTTGAAAAGTTGATTAAAAATGCAAACAAAATCCGTGGTATTCTCTCGAAATAA
- a CDS encoding alanine dehydrogenase, which yields MSSTHVFTPFSEQELMPKEEKLEVIKKGKQFSIGVPKETCLNERRTCLTPDAVQVLVQQGHEIIVESGAGTGSFFTDLQYAEAGAKMTQDPREAFSQDLVLKINPPTADEIDFLKPCSYLISALQINLRDKEYFKKLGEKKVNAIAFEFIVDEYKQLSLVRLIGEIAGNISVLYAAELLALSNGLMLGGITGVRPTEVVILGAGIVGEFATKAALGLGASVKVFDNSLSKLRRLHMMVDGRVPTSIIDPKELGKSLKRADVVIGALSKLSLSPIVTEEMVVNMKKGSVIIDVTIDNGKVIETSELTDMENPYIIKHGVIHCGLPNLTSKMPRTTTKAVSNFFLSYLLNYDEEGGFENMLVRKNEMKQSLYMYKGRHTNKMICDRFDLNYHDINLLIF from the coding sequence ATGAGTAGTACACACGTTTTCACGCCTTTCTCCGAGCAAGAACTGATGCCGAAGGAAGAAAAACTGGAAGTGATTAAAAAAGGGAAACAGTTCAGTATCGGCGTACCGAAAGAAACCTGCCTGAACGAACGAAGAACCTGCCTGACGCCCGACGCTGTACAGGTGCTGGTACAACAGGGCCACGAGATCATTGTAGAAAGCGGGGCCGGAACCGGCTCTTTCTTTACCGACCTGCAATATGCAGAAGCCGGCGCAAAGATGACGCAGGACCCGCGCGAGGCCTTCAGCCAGGACCTGGTCCTAAAAATCAATCCGCCGACTGCTGATGAAATTGATTTCCTGAAACCATGCTCATACCTTATTTCTGCCCTACAGATCAACCTTCGCGATAAAGAATACTTCAAAAAACTGGGCGAAAAAAAGGTTAATGCCATCGCATTCGAGTTTATCGTGGATGAATATAAACAGCTTTCGCTGGTACGCCTCATCGGCGAGATTGCGGGTAATATCTCTGTGCTTTATGCGGCGGAGCTGCTTGCACTTTCAAACGGATTGATGCTGGGTGGCATTACCGGAGTGCGACCGACTGAAGTAGTCATCCTGGGGGCAGGAATTGTTGGTGAATTTGCTACCAAAGCGGCATTAGGTTTAGGCGCAAGTGTAAAAGTGTTCGATAACTCCCTCAGCAAACTGCGCCGGCTTCACATGATGGTGGATGGGCGCGTACCAACTTCCATCATTGATCCAAAAGAATTGGGCAAAAGCCTTAAGAGAGCCGATGTAGTGATAGGCGCGCTCTCAAAACTCAGTCTTTCCCCGATTGTTACCGAAGAAATGGTGGTGAATATGAAAAAAGGCAGTGTCATCATTGATGTTACCATCGACAATGGTAAAGTCATCGAAACATCCGAACTTACGGATATGGAAAATCCTTACATCATCAAACACGGTGTCATCCATTGTGGTTTACCGAATCTCACATCTAAAATGCCGAGAACCACTACCAAAGCGGTGTCTAATTTCTTCCTCAGTTATCTTTTGAATTATGATGAAGAAGGCGGTTTCGAAAATATGCTCGTTCGCAAAAATGAGATGAAACAATCACTGTACATGTACAAAGGCCGGCACACCAACAAAATGATTTGTGACCGTTTCGACCTGAACTACCACGATATCAACCTATTGATCTTTTAA
- the tsaE gene encoding tRNA (adenosine(37)-N6)-threonylcarbamoyltransferase complex ATPase subunit type 1 TsaE, which translates to MEFKLNKIEDWEQVVQEILPELKHNILLLKGNLGAGKTTFSKYLLKALGSNDEVSSPTYAIVNEYHTPKGDIFHFDLYRIKNIGEVYDIGMDEYLDRAYLCIIEWPEVYEEELAGQPYHEMRIETTPEGRKICFS; encoded by the coding sequence ATGGAATTTAAACTCAATAAAATAGAAGACTGGGAACAGGTTGTGCAAGAAATTTTACCGGAACTTAAGCATAACATCCTGCTTTTAAAAGGAAACCTGGGCGCGGGCAAAACTACGTTCAGTAAATATCTTCTGAAGGCACTTGGCAGCAACGATGAAGTCTCTTCCCCCACATATGCCATTGTAAATGAATATCATACACCAAAAGGAGACATCTTCCACTTCGATCTTTACCGGATAAAAAACATTGGTGAGGTATATGACATCGGGATGGATGAATACCTGGATCGTGCCTACCTTTGCATCATCGAGTGGCCAGAGGTGTACGAAGAAGAACTCGCGGGGCAGCCTTACCACGAAATGCGCATCGAAACCACCCCTGAAGGCCGCAAAATCTGTTTCAGCTAA
- the dnaG gene encoding DNA primase: MISKATIDKIFSTIRVEEIIGEYVQLKRAGSNLKGLSPFHEEKSPSFIVSPSKQIWKDFSSGKGGTAISFLMEIEGFTYPEALRHAAKKYGIEIEEDRREISEAEKQSQTEKELLYKIHEVANQFFQDQIQTEEGRNVGYAYFRERELRADIIEKFQLGYAPEQKDAFTQYALEKGYTKDLLEKAGLAIFPENSPNGVDRFRDRVIFPIHSFSGRVLGFGGRILKNNIKTAKYLNSPETEIYHKSNVLYGLNHSKQAISRHNLCLLVEGYMDVIALHQAGIENVVSSSGTALTVEQIKLIKRLTENVTILFDGDSAGIKASFRSIDMLLSEGMNIRVLLFPDGDDPDSFSRKHPQEKVERFIREAATDFIDFKAEILLKEAAGDPIKKAEAIRDIIKSVGFVQNALKQEVYVKEVAGKFALSEQSLFNELHLQQQLQKQHTTPAPKPSTSPVKLVKVDEQPTESISPLYVLEEKLVELMLKYGDRLVERTDDDQQSYQISVIEEIIGHLEEDECEIQSPLNEKIIAEIKDGIRSNQLRSGKFFLSLMDEEISGRIATALVEPYENSDWSKHQIFFSKEEDLVPKIVSDVIYRHKREYIVKLIHDLKHSLSNDDDSEEVYKKIITLNQLRKTLDEKLFRIL, translated from the coding sequence ATGATTTCTAAAGCGACCATTGATAAGATATTTTCTACCATACGTGTAGAAGAGATTATCGGCGAATATGTACAGTTGAAAAGGGCGGGCTCTAACCTGAAGGGGCTGAGCCCTTTTCATGAAGAGAAAAGCCCGAGTTTCATCGTGTCGCCCAGCAAACAGATTTGGAAGGATTTTTCCAGCGGAAAAGGTGGTACAGCCATTTCCTTCCTCATGGAAATCGAAGGCTTCACCTATCCCGAAGCCCTGCGGCATGCAGCGAAAAAATACGGTATAGAAATAGAAGAGGACCGCCGCGAGATCTCAGAAGCCGAAAAACAGTCACAAACCGAAAAAGAACTGCTGTATAAAATTCATGAAGTAGCCAACCAGTTCTTTCAAGACCAAATTCAGACAGAAGAAGGACGGAATGTGGGCTATGCCTACTTCAGGGAGCGCGAACTGCGCGCTGACATCATCGAAAAATTTCAGTTAGGATACGCCCCCGAACAGAAGGATGCTTTTACGCAGTACGCACTGGAAAAAGGCTATACCAAAGACCTTCTGGAAAAAGCAGGTCTGGCCATCTTCCCGGAGAACAGCCCGAATGGGGTAGATCGTTTTCGTGACCGGGTGATCTTCCCCATCCACAGTTTTTCTGGGCGCGTGCTTGGTTTCGGTGGCAGGATATTAAAAAACAATATAAAAACTGCCAAATACCTCAACTCCCCCGAAACAGAAATCTACCACAAATCTAATGTGCTGTATGGCCTTAATCATAGCAAACAGGCCATTTCGAGGCATAACCTGTGTTTGTTGGTAGAAGGTTATATGGATGTCATTGCCTTACACCAGGCGGGTATTGAGAATGTAGTGAGCAGCTCCGGCACGGCACTTACGGTAGAGCAGATTAAACTGATCAAAAGACTTACTGAAAACGTAACCATCCTTTTCGATGGCGATTCTGCAGGTATCAAAGCCAGTTTCCGCAGTATTGATATGCTGCTTTCCGAAGGGATGAACATCCGTGTTTTGCTGTTTCCGGATGGTGACGACCCCGATTCTTTTTCAAGAAAGCATCCGCAGGAAAAGGTAGAGCGCTTCATCCGCGAAGCAGCCACGGATTTCATTGATTTCAAAGCAGAAATCCTGCTGAAAGAAGCGGCAGGCGATCCCATCAAAAAAGCGGAAGCCATCCGCGACATTATAAAATCGGTTGGTTTTGTGCAAAACGCGCTAAAACAGGAAGTGTATGTGAAAGAAGTAGCGGGGAAATTCGCGCTTTCGGAGCAGTCGCTTTTCAATGAGCTTCACCTTCAACAACAACTCCAAAAACAGCATACCACGCCGGCTCCCAAGCCCTCAACTTCACCCGTGAAGCTGGTAAAGGTGGATGAACAACCTACGGAAAGTATCAGTCCGCTTTATGTACTTGAAGAAAAACTGGTGGAACTGATGCTGAAATATGGCGACCGACTTGTGGAGCGTACAGATGATGACCAACAAAGCTATCAGATCAGTGTTATTGAAGAAATCATCGGGCATCTGGAAGAAGATGAATGCGAAATACAGTCACCGCTGAACGAGAAAATTATTGCAGAGATAAAAGACGGGATCCGCTCGAATCAACTTCGGTCAGGCAAGTTCTTCCTGAGTTTAATGGATGAGGAAATTTCGGGCAGAATTGCCACGGCTTTGGTAGAGCCTTATGAAAACAGCGACTGGAGTAAGCACCAGATTTTTTTCAGTAAAGAGGAAGATTTGGTACCCAAGATTGTAAGCGATGTCATATACCGTCATAAACGGGAGTATATCGTAAAACTTATTCATGACCTGAAGCATTCACTCAGTAATGATGATGACAGCGAGGAAGTCTATAAAAAAATCATCACACTGAATCAACTCCGGAAAACACTGGATGAAAAACTCTTCCGTATTTTATGA
- the clpP gene encoding ATP-dependent Clp endopeptidase proteolytic subunit ClpP produces MDIKKDFRDFSVKHLGNSGLATDQYMGMFGPTNLTPYIMEERRMNVAQMDVFSRLMMDRIIFLGTGIDDQVANIVTAQLLFLESSDASKDIQIYINSPGGSVYAGLGIYDTMQIIKPDVSTICTGMAASMGAVLLVAGEKGKRSALKHSRVMIHQPSGGAQGVASDMEINLREMLKLKKELYDIISEHSGQTYDWVEKASDRDYWMTSSEAKDFGMVDEVLERKPAQ; encoded by the coding sequence ATGGACATAAAAAAAGATTTCAGGGATTTCTCTGTAAAACATTTAGGTAACAGCGGTCTTGCCACAGATCAATATATGGGGATGTTTGGGCCTACTAACCTTACCCCTTACATCATGGAAGAACGCCGTATGAACGTTGCACAGATGGACGTTTTCTCGCGTCTGATGATGGACCGTATTATCTTTCTTGGGACCGGGATTGATGATCAGGTAGCCAATATCGTCACTGCACAGCTGCTTTTCCTTGAAAGTTCGGATGCGTCAAAAGATATCCAGATTTACATTAATTCGCCAGGTGGCAGCGTCTATGCCGGGCTCGGAATTTATGACACGATGCAAATCATCAAACCTGATGTATCCACCATCTGTACCGGTATGGCAGCTTCTATGGGAGCGGTGCTTCTTGTTGCAGGTGAAAAAGGAAAACGTTCCGCGCTTAAACACTCTAGGGTGATGATTCATCAGCCTTCTGGTGGTGCACAGGGCGTAGCTTCTGATATGGAGATCAACCTGCGCGAGATGCTTAAACTAAAGAAAGAACTCTACGATATCATTTCTGAACATTCGGGGCAAACCTACGATTGGGTAGAAAAAGCCTCAGACCGCGATTATTGGATGACATCCTCTGAAGCGAAAGATTTCGGTATGGTGGATGAGGTGCTCGAAAGAAAACCTGCACAATAG
- the tpiA gene encoding triose-phosphate isomerase, whose product MRKKIVAGNWKMNKNVIEAQQLMFQLLQYKKNNDTNCEIWIAPPALYLMMAKDLYENDEIGIFAQDMSEFEGGAYTGEISADMLESIDVTGAIIGHSERRQYHGETDSHCNKKVKLALDKGLTPIYCNGETLEQRKSGQHLEVVKNQTETALFTLSADEIKKVVIAYEPVWAIGTGETASPQQAQEIHAHIRQLIAAKYGQEVADEVSILYGGSVKPDNAKEIFSQPDIDGGLIGGAALKIDDFSKIIEGFNA is encoded by the coding sequence ATGAGAAAAAAGATCGTTGCAGGAAACTGGAAGATGAACAAAAACGTCATTGAAGCCCAACAATTGATGTTTCAGCTACTGCAGTACAAAAAAAATAACGACACCAACTGCGAAATCTGGATCGCACCACCCGCGCTTTACCTGATGATGGCGAAAGACCTTTATGAAAACGATGAAATCGGGATTTTCGCACAGGATATGAGCGAATTCGAAGGTGGCGCTTACACCGGCGAAATCTCTGCGGATATGCTGGAGTCTATTGATGTTACTGGCGCGATCATCGGACACTCCGAGCGTCGACAATATCATGGCGAAACCGATTCGCACTGTAACAAAAAAGTGAAACTGGCTTTAGACAAAGGCCTTACACCTATCTACTGTAACGGCGAAACACTGGAGCAACGAAAATCTGGCCAACACCTAGAAGTGGTAAAAAACCAGACAGAAACGGCACTTTTCACGCTTTCGGCTGATGAGATCAAAAAAGTAGTGATCGCCTATGAACCTGTTTGGGCCATCGGTACCGGTGAAACGGCAAGTCCGCAGCAGGCGCAGGAAATTCATGCACATATCCGCCAATTGATTGCCGCTAAATACGGCCAAGAGGTGGCTGATGAGGTCTCTATCCTTTATGGTGGCTCTGTAAAGCCCGATAACGCTAAAGAAATCTTCTCGCAGCCTGATATTGACGGCGGCCTGATTGGTGGCGCTGCCTTGAAGATTGATGATTTTTCAAAAATCATTGAAGGTTTCAATGCATAA
- a CDS encoding TerB family tellurite resistance protein → MQKSNKSIAGYHLLMILSSVDGEFSAEEGIKFQQFLAEEFPFNIDLDNELDIIATLHPKDWKSHFEFHANCFLDDSTEDERKSFIEFAKSLIKADETVDDTEHEYYTLLKNIWKLN, encoded by the coding sequence ATGCAAAAATCGAATAAATCAATTGCAGGCTATCACTTACTTATGATCCTTTCTTCCGTTGACGGCGAGTTTTCTGCTGAGGAAGGTATTAAATTTCAGCAGTTCCTTGCCGAAGAGTTCCCGTTCAACATTGATCTTGATAATGAACTTGATATTATCGCCACTTTACACCCTAAAGACTGGAAATCACATTTTGAGTTCCATGCCAACTGTTTTTTAGATGATTCTACCGAGGATGAAAGAAAATCTTTCATCGAGTTTGCCAAATCGCTCATAAAAGCAGATGAAACTGTAGATGATACTGAACACGAGTATTATACTTTGTTAAAAAATATCTGGAAACTGAACTAA
- a CDS encoding BT_3928 family protein: MIQILRIITALIFIASGFVKAVDVVGFSFKLEEYFSPDVFNMPYFERFALPIAIIVVVLELLLGFMLLLKIRLKFTLISLIALCVFFAFLTFYSAYFNKVTDCGCFGDAIKFTPWQSFFKDIALLGALLILWFVCKKHFSRLQPKKNWEYTALAILTATMGFIIVYGISHEPLIDFRDYKIGTDLNAEIAKTKKNPSEYKTFYSLVNKQTGAMVEVNQDEYVADKKYWQNGTPWTIEESKTTSKMVKEGYTSEITKFKPETIDGQDLTQKILQAPHAVLIFSYAPKKADGTVIAMAEKKVLASKNAYLVGISTAPDTFKTIPNALMDATAIKTIARSNPFVLVIKNGIVTDKMSAKDYINK; this comes from the coding sequence ATGATACAGATTCTCCGCATTATTACCGCACTTATATTCATCGCATCGGGTTTTGTAAAAGCCGTGGATGTGGTAGGTTTCTCCTTTAAGCTTGAAGAATATTTTTCACCGGATGTCTTCAATATGCCTTATTTTGAGCGTTTTGCTTTGCCAATCGCGATCATCGTGGTGGTGCTCGAGTTACTTTTAGGCTTTATGCTGCTGCTGAAGATCAGGCTGAAGTTTACATTAATCTCCCTCATCGCGTTGTGTGTATTTTTTGCATTCCTCACGTTTTATTCCGCCTATTTTAATAAAGTGACAGATTGTGGATGCTTTGGCGACGCAATTAAATTTACACCTTGGCAAAGCTTTTTTAAAGATATAGCACTTTTGGGCGCGCTGCTCATCTTATGGTTCGTGTGTAAAAAACATTTCAGCCGTTTGCAGCCTAAGAAAAACTGGGAGTATACAGCACTTGCAATTTTAACAGCGACTATGGGATTCATCATTGTTTATGGGATTTCGCATGAACCTTTGATAGATTTCCGCGATTATAAAATCGGGACCGACTTAAACGCAGAGATTGCAAAAACCAAAAAAAACCCATCGGAATACAAAACCTTTTATTCACTCGTAAATAAACAAACCGGCGCCATGGTAGAAGTTAACCAAGACGAATACGTGGCAGATAAAAAATACTGGCAAAACGGCACACCTTGGACAATCGAAGAAAGTAAAACCACCTCTAAAATGGTGAAAGAAGGCTACACATCAGAAATCACGAAATTCAAACCAGAAACCATTGATGGGCAAGATCTTACACAAAAAATCCTACAGGCTCCCCATGCGGTCCTTATTTTTTCTTATGCCCCCAAGAAAGCGGATGGTACCGTAATTGCAATGGCTGAAAAGAAAGTGCTGGCATCTAAAAATGCTTATCTGGTGGGGATTTCTACCGCTCCCGATACTTTCAAAACCATCCCGAATGCGCTGATGGATGCCACCGCAATCAAAACCATCGCAAGAAGCAACCCTTTTGTATTGGTGATTAAAAACGGTATCGTAACCGATAAAATGTCCGCCAAAGATTATATAAATAAATGA
- a CDS encoding DUF1599 domain-containing protein: protein MQKTAQQFDEVMALCRDLFRKKLTDYGPSFRVLRTPSLTDQIYIKVKSLRNFQTTGLSKVGESEQENFIAIVNYAIIGLIQLHKGCADDLQQDRDEMLALYDHFTAEAKELMMRKNHDYGEAWREMRITSITDLIFQKVLRTKQIEDNAGETLVSEGIDANYFDMLNYAVFCLIKLQECGTENLGKLV, encoded by the coding sequence ATGCAGAAAACAGCGCAACAGTTTGATGAGGTGATGGCCTTGTGCCGCGACCTCTTCCGGAAGAAACTTACCGATTATGGACCTTCCTTCCGTGTACTCAGGACTCCGTCATTAACAGATCAGATATATATAAAGGTAAAAAGCCTGCGGAATTTTCAGACAACTGGTCTCTCAAAAGTGGGTGAATCGGAACAGGAGAATTTCATCGCCATCGTGAATTATGCCATCATTGGCCTGATACAGCTCCATAAAGGCTGCGCTGATGACCTACAGCAGGACCGTGATGAAATGTTAGCCCTTTATGACCATTTCACCGCTGAAGCAAAAGAACTGATGATGAGGAAGAACCATGATTACGGTGAAGCCTGGCGCGAAATGCGAATCACTTCCATCACCGATCTTATTTTCCAGAAAGTGCTAAGAACAAAGCAGATAGAAGACAATGCCGGCGAAACATTGGTCTCTGAAGGAATTGATGCCAATTATTTTGATATGCTGAACTATGCCGTGTTCTGTCTTATAAAACTTCAGGAATGTGGTACTGAAAATCTCGGGAAACTTGTTTAA
- the folP gene encoding dihydropteroate synthase yields MNASFHLPVSAGFSMNCHGKLFDLSEPKVMGILNLTPDSFSDGGRFMNVKDALQHAERMIEEGADIIDIGAQSTRPGAKKLSAADEIERLGNIIAEIKAHFPQVLVSLDTFYADVVKLGFDQGLDLINDISGGMFDDKMIETAAETRLPYILMHVNPTYQTMHVADIDADIILTINQYFSEKVQQLRAAGVKDIILDPGFGFGKTVQQQFQMTEELGFIGFGALPMLVGISRKSFIYKSMGKSPLEISKETQALHMKMLLQNAKILRVHDVAETRQTISRFLKN; encoded by the coding sequence ATGAATGCCTCATTTCACTTGCCTGTTTCGGCTGGCTTTTCCATGAATTGCCACGGGAAACTTTTTGATTTATCTGAACCTAAAGTCATGGGTATCCTGAATCTTACGCCAGATTCTTTTTCTGATGGCGGTAGGTTCATGAATGTTAAAGACGCCTTGCAACACGCAGAAAGAATGATCGAAGAGGGCGCCGACATCATTGACATCGGTGCACAATCCACACGGCCGGGCGCCAAAAAACTTTCTGCCGCGGATGAAATTGAACGTCTAGGGAATATCATCGCCGAAATCAAGGCCCATTTTCCGCAGGTGCTGGTTTCGCTGGATACTTTTTATGCGGACGTGGTGAAGCTTGGTTTCGATCAGGGCTTAGATCTTATCAATGATATTTCCGGTGGAATGTTTGATGATAAAATGATTGAAACCGCCGCAGAAACACGCCTCCCGTATATTTTGATGCATGTGAATCCTACATATCAAACCATGCATGTTGCAGATATTGATGCTGATATTATACTTACTATTAACCAGTATTTTTCCGAAAAAGTACAGCAGTTGAGAGCAGCCGGCGTGAAAGACATTATCCTTGATCCGGGTTTTGGTTTTGGTAAAACGGTACAGCAGCAATTTCAGATGACAGAGGAACTCGGTTTTATTGGGTTTGGTGCGTTACCGATGCTCGTGGGTATTTCGCGCAAATCTTTCATTTACAAATCAATGGGTAAATCTCCACTGGAAATCAGTAAAGAAACCCAGGCACTTCACATGAAAATGTTGTTACAAAACGCAAAAATACTGCGCGTACACGATGTGGCTGAAACCAGGCAAACGATTAGCCGTTTTCTGAAAAACTAA